Proteins encoded by one window of Clostridium bornimense:
- the rpmE gene encoding 50S ribosomal protein L31, with protein MKEGLHPKFNNEAVVKCACGNTFTTGSVKDELKVEICSKCHPFYTGKQKLIDVGGRVEKFMKKYNMNK; from the coding sequence ATGAAAGAAGGATTACATCCAAAATTCAATAATGAAGCAGTAGTAAAATGTGCATGTGGTAACACTTTCACAACTGGTTCTGTTAAAGATGAATTAAAGGTAGAAATATGCTCTAAATGTCACCCATTCTACACTGGTAAGCAAAAACTTATCGATGTAGGTGGAAGAGTAGAAAAGTTCATGAAGAAATACAACATGAACAAATAA